The Daphnia pulex isolate KAP4 chromosome 3, ASM2113471v1 genome includes a region encoding these proteins:
- the LOC124191256 gene encoding protein peste-like has product MGRSPVFWGITGLTGAIIGVTFAVGLPFLVSFIIDQQLRLTPGTIMYKFWETSPVPMYIRFYLYNVTNSEDVLRDNTTKPIVQEIGPFTYTEVHERVNVTRLDHNYTIQFQQKRYWQYVEEMSNGSLDDPITTLNVPLLSAAYTIRFSPPFIKTGFNAFVKATNTEVFITKTVDELLFAGYSDPLLDFAQLIPPGYLDIPQGYDKFGWFYGRNGSEKFDGTFNIFTGVDDISKLDVMDMWNYNSKTEYYESYCGYVNGSFGEGWPPRRERTSISMYSSDLCRSVTLDYTKDVSKSGVTFYRFAGTKNMFASAEENPDNWCFCSGGVCNPSGVTNSSTCRFGAPAFVSFPHYFLADPFFQEQVEGLNPQIDLHEFHVDLEPRTSVPLQVAARFQINILLQSIKGIKIVENVREVYMPVIWFGVSADLSDHLLGLIHFTLIGPYIGSFCFFLLFGGCMVLVAKSGIKYAKMNRKQPKTEATAEQDKSEHNDTESIERENDQIQ; this is encoded by the exons ATGGGTCGTAGTCCCGTTTTTTGGGGTATCACAGGTCTAACGGGTGCCATCATTGGAGTGACTTTTGCAGTTGGTCTACCTTTCCTCGTTAGTTTCATAATCGACCAG CAATTGAGGCTCACACCGGGTACTATTATGTACAAATTCTGGGAAACTTCACCCGTTCCGATGTATATCCGATTCTACTTGTACAACGTTACCAACAGCGAAGATGTTCTCAGAGACAATACGACGAAGCCTATCGTCCAAGAAATAGGCCCTTTTACTTACAc ggAAGTGCATGAGCGCGTCAATGTGACAAGATTGGATCATAATTACACCATCCAATTCCAGCAGAAGAGATATTGGCAGTACGTGGAAGAAATGAGCAACGGGTCTTTAGACGACCCAATTACCACCCTCAACGTCCCACTTTTG AGTGCGGCGTACACGATAAGATTTTCTCCGCCGTTCATCAAAACAGGGTTCAATGCTTTCGTAAAAGCGACCAATACTGAAGTCTTTATTACGAAAACGGTGGACGAACTCCTTTTTGCCGGCTATTCTGATCCCTTGTTAGATTTCGCTCAGTTAATACCGCCAGGATATCTTGATATCCCTCAGGGCTATGACAAGTTTGGATGGTTCTATGGG CGTAACGGATCCGAAAAATTTGATGGAACATTCAATATATTCACTGGTGTGGATGACATCAGTAAACTCGATGTCATGGACATGTGGAATTACAACTCTAAAACCGA GTATTACGAATCATATTGCGGGTACGTCAACGGATCTTTCGGCGAAGGATGGCCACCCAGAAGAGAACGAACTAGCATATCCATGTATTCTTCTGATCTTTGCAG ATCCGTTACGTTAGACTACACGAAAGATGTCAGCAAAAGTGGTGTGACGTTTTATCGATTTGCtggaacaaaaaatatgtttgcTAGCGCCGAGGAAAATCCCGACAATTGGTGCTTCTGTTCTGGCGGAGTCTGCAATCCTTCGGGAGTCACAAATTCGTCAACATGCCGTTTCGGAGCTCCTGCCTTTGTCTCCTTTCCTCACTATTTCTTGGCCGACCCTTTCTTCCAAGAGCAAGTGGAAGGATTGAACCCCCAAATTGATTTACACGAGTTCCACGTTGATCTAGAACCG CGCACATCAGTTCCGTTACAGGTAGCGGCACGTTTCCAAATCAACATTCTGCTGCAGTCTATTAAAGGCATCAA aATTGTCGAAAACGTCAGAGAAGTCTACATGCCAGTCATCTGGTTCGGTGTAAGCGCCGATTTATCCGACCACTTGCTGGGCTTGATCCATTTCACCTTGATAGGACCGTACATtggatctttttgttttttcttgcttttcgGGGGATGTATGGTTTTGGTCGCCAAAAGTGGAATCAAATATGCAAAGATGAacagaaaacaaccaaaaaccgAAGCAACAGCAGAGCAAGATAAAAGCGAGCATAACGATACGGAATCGATCGAACgtgaaaatgatcaaattcaATAG
- the LOC124191253 gene encoding protein croquemort-like isoform X2: MTSEICDVDDSVKEMSSSSTTDSQMPLMEDHRSESATTSTQIHDLTDEHDGGRRRMGRSWPRCCAISGLVTAVVCAILALTFPLLYHAILNYELSLQKGTFTYKMWEEPPIDMYIKLYFFNITNSEEILQNNQAKPVLQQCGPYTFKESHHRVNIQPHDNYTMTYQQRRVWHFVEELSNGTLADNITTLNVPLVGATYTLRFQPLWYKVGFNRIVRLLGSQLFVTKNASELIFEGYADPLLELGKRLPPGTFPPFDKFGWFYQRNNSESFDGVFNVFTGADHISKVGEMDLWNYSSHTNFYESYCGMVNGSFGEAWAPRRNKTSISMYVTDICRSVTLDYEKEVIDAGVPAYRYTATEKVFANATVHPDNWCFCSGGACNPSGIGNSSTCRFGAPVFTSYPHFYLADPYYIDQVDGLRPEKDLHQFYIDLEPEMAVPTSVRARLQINILIEPDIDIDAVRNLNRMFLPLVWFELSADLTPDLGVWINLANRVPVFGTAAFFGFLCLSLVAVAVSGVFLVKRRSRTHAIASADPASKESDMIDS; encoded by the exons ATGACGTCTGAAATTTGCGACGTCGACGACTCCGTCAAGGAGATGTCGTCTTCTTCAACTACAGACAGTCAAATGCCACTCATGGAAGATCACAGATCCGAATCCGCCACGACATCCACTCAAATTCACGATTTGACTGATGAGCACGATGGAG GTCGACGGAGGATGGGACGAAGCTGGCCGCGCTGTTGCGCCATTTCGGGATTGGTGACCGCCGTCGTTTGCGCCATTCTGGCCCTCACGTTTCCCTTACTCTACCACGCCATCCTCAATTAT GAATTGTCACTACAAAAGGGGACGTTCACATACAAAATGTGGGAAGAACCTCCAATCGATATGTACATCaaattgtatttcttcaatatAACCAACAGTGAAGAGATTCTCCAAAACAATCAGGCGAAACCTGTTCTTCAACAGTGTGGACCTTACACATtcaa AGAATCGCACCATCGAGTCAACATCCAACCTCATGACAACTACACGATGACTTATCAGCAACGTCGAGTCTGGCATTTCGTCGAAGAACTCAGCAACGGAACTCTTGCCGATAATATTACGACTCTCAACGTTCCATTAGTG GGAGCCACTTATACTCTCCGTTTTCAGCCGCTCTGGTATAAAGTTGGATTCAACCGAATTGTCAGATTGCTCGGTAGCCAGCTCTTTGTGACAAAGAATGCTTctgaattgatttttgaagGATACGCTGATCCCCTTCTCGAACTTGGCAAACGTTTACCGCCCGGCACTTTCCCTCCTTTCGATAAATTCGGTTGGTTTTACCAG CGCAACAATTCCGAATCGTTCGACGGAGTGTTCAATGTTTTTACCGGAGCAGATCACATTAGCAAAGTGGGCGAGATGGATTTGTGGAACTACTCATCACATACCAA CTTTTATGAATCTTATTGTGGAATGGTCAATGGATCTTTTGGTGAGGCTTGGGCTCCTCGTCGTAATAAAACAAGCATCTCCATGTACGTCACCGACATCTGCAG ATCCGTGACATTAGACTACGAAAAGGAAGTCATTGATGCAGGCGTGCCCGCGTATCGCTATACTGCCACAGAGAAAGTCTTTGCCAATGCCACGGTCCATCCGGATAATTGGTGTTTCTGCTCGGGAGGTGCTTGTAATCCTTCCGGAATAGGAAACTCATCCACTTGTCGTTTCGGTGCACCCGTTTTCACCTCTTACCCCCACTTTTACCTGGCTGATCCTTATTACATCGACCAAGTGGACGGATTAAGACCTGAGAAGGATCTCCATCAGTTCTACATTGATTTGGAACCA GAAATGGCAGTGCCAACGTCAGTCAGGGCTCGCTTGCAAATCAATATTCTCATTGAACCCGATATTGACATAGA TGCCGTGAGGAATCTCAACCGGATGTTCCTCCCTCTTGTCTGGTTTGAATTGAGTGCCGATTTGACACCGGATCTGGGCGTTTGGATCAACTTGGCCAACCGGGTGCCAGTTTTCGGCACGGCCGCGTTTTTCGGCTTCCTCTGCCTCAGTCTGGTGGCCGTGGCCGTCTCAGGTGTGTTCCTTGTCAAGAGGAGATCGCGGACTCACGCCATCGCTTCGGCCGATCCCGCCAGCAAAGAAAGCGACATGATTGACTCTTGA
- the LOC124191253 gene encoding protein croquemort-like isoform X1 — MFIFASSMERPGCQVKMTSEICDVDDSVKEMSSSSTTDSQMPLMEDHRSESATTSTQIHDLTDEHDGGRRRMGRSWPRCCAISGLVTAVVCAILALTFPLLYHAILNYELSLQKGTFTYKMWEEPPIDMYIKLYFFNITNSEEILQNNQAKPVLQQCGPYTFKESHHRVNIQPHDNYTMTYQQRRVWHFVEELSNGTLADNITTLNVPLVGATYTLRFQPLWYKVGFNRIVRLLGSQLFVTKNASELIFEGYADPLLELGKRLPPGTFPPFDKFGWFYQRNNSESFDGVFNVFTGADHISKVGEMDLWNYSSHTNFYESYCGMVNGSFGEAWAPRRNKTSISMYVTDICRSVTLDYEKEVIDAGVPAYRYTATEKVFANATVHPDNWCFCSGGACNPSGIGNSSTCRFGAPVFTSYPHFYLADPYYIDQVDGLRPEKDLHQFYIDLEPEMAVPTSVRARLQINILIEPDIDIDAVRNLNRMFLPLVWFELSADLTPDLGVWINLANRVPVFGTAAFFGFLCLSLVAVAVSGVFLVKRRSRTHAIASADPASKESDMIDS; from the exons atgtttattttcgCTTCTTCTATGGAGCGACCAGG TTGCCAAGTGAAGATGACGTCTGAAATTTGCGACGTCGACGACTCCGTCAAGGAGATGTCGTCTTCTTCAACTACAGACAGTCAAATGCCACTCATGGAAGATCACAGATCCGAATCCGCCACGACATCCACTCAAATTCACGATTTGACTGATGAGCACGATGGAG GTCGACGGAGGATGGGACGAAGCTGGCCGCGCTGTTGCGCCATTTCGGGATTGGTGACCGCCGTCGTTTGCGCCATTCTGGCCCTCACGTTTCCCTTACTCTACCACGCCATCCTCAATTAT GAATTGTCACTACAAAAGGGGACGTTCACATACAAAATGTGGGAAGAACCTCCAATCGATATGTACATCaaattgtatttcttcaatatAACCAACAGTGAAGAGATTCTCCAAAACAATCAGGCGAAACCTGTTCTTCAACAGTGTGGACCTTACACATtcaa AGAATCGCACCATCGAGTCAACATCCAACCTCATGACAACTACACGATGACTTATCAGCAACGTCGAGTCTGGCATTTCGTCGAAGAACTCAGCAACGGAACTCTTGCCGATAATATTACGACTCTCAACGTTCCATTAGTG GGAGCCACTTATACTCTCCGTTTTCAGCCGCTCTGGTATAAAGTTGGATTCAACCGAATTGTCAGATTGCTCGGTAGCCAGCTCTTTGTGACAAAGAATGCTTctgaattgatttttgaagGATACGCTGATCCCCTTCTCGAACTTGGCAAACGTTTACCGCCCGGCACTTTCCCTCCTTTCGATAAATTCGGTTGGTTTTACCAG CGCAACAATTCCGAATCGTTCGACGGAGTGTTCAATGTTTTTACCGGAGCAGATCACATTAGCAAAGTGGGCGAGATGGATTTGTGGAACTACTCATCACATACCAA CTTTTATGAATCTTATTGTGGAATGGTCAATGGATCTTTTGGTGAGGCTTGGGCTCCTCGTCGTAATAAAACAAGCATCTCCATGTACGTCACCGACATCTGCAG ATCCGTGACATTAGACTACGAAAAGGAAGTCATTGATGCAGGCGTGCCCGCGTATCGCTATACTGCCACAGAGAAAGTCTTTGCCAATGCCACGGTCCATCCGGATAATTGGTGTTTCTGCTCGGGAGGTGCTTGTAATCCTTCCGGAATAGGAAACTCATCCACTTGTCGTTTCGGTGCACCCGTTTTCACCTCTTACCCCCACTTTTACCTGGCTGATCCTTATTACATCGACCAAGTGGACGGATTAAGACCTGAGAAGGATCTCCATCAGTTCTACATTGATTTGGAACCA GAAATGGCAGTGCCAACGTCAGTCAGGGCTCGCTTGCAAATCAATATTCTCATTGAACCCGATATTGACATAGA TGCCGTGAGGAATCTCAACCGGATGTTCCTCCCTCTTGTCTGGTTTGAATTGAGTGCCGATTTGACACCGGATCTGGGCGTTTGGATCAACTTGGCCAACCGGGTGCCAGTTTTCGGCACGGCCGCGTTTTTCGGCTTCCTCTGCCTCAGTCTGGTGGCCGTGGCCGTCTCAGGTGTGTTCCTTGTCAAGAGGAGATCGCGGACTCACGCCATCGCTTCGGCCGATCCCGCCAGCAAAGAAAGCGACATGATTGACTCTTGA
- the LOC124191253 gene encoding protein croquemort-like isoform X3 — translation MGRSWPRCCAISGLVTAVVCAILALTFPLLYHAILNYELSLQKGTFTYKMWEEPPIDMYIKLYFFNITNSEEILQNNQAKPVLQQCGPYTFKESHHRVNIQPHDNYTMTYQQRRVWHFVEELSNGTLADNITTLNVPLVGATYTLRFQPLWYKVGFNRIVRLLGSQLFVTKNASELIFEGYADPLLELGKRLPPGTFPPFDKFGWFYQRNNSESFDGVFNVFTGADHISKVGEMDLWNYSSHTNFYESYCGMVNGSFGEAWAPRRNKTSISMYVTDICRSVTLDYEKEVIDAGVPAYRYTATEKVFANATVHPDNWCFCSGGACNPSGIGNSSTCRFGAPVFTSYPHFYLADPYYIDQVDGLRPEKDLHQFYIDLEPEMAVPTSVRARLQINILIEPDIDIDAVRNLNRMFLPLVWFELSADLTPDLGVWINLANRVPVFGTAAFFGFLCLSLVAVAVSGVFLVKRRSRTHAIASADPASKESDMIDS, via the exons ATGGGACGAAGCTGGCCGCGCTGTTGCGCCATTTCGGGATTGGTGACCGCCGTCGTTTGCGCCATTCTGGCCCTCACGTTTCCCTTACTCTACCACGCCATCCTCAATTAT GAATTGTCACTACAAAAGGGGACGTTCACATACAAAATGTGGGAAGAACCTCCAATCGATATGTACATCaaattgtatttcttcaatatAACCAACAGTGAAGAGATTCTCCAAAACAATCAGGCGAAACCTGTTCTTCAACAGTGTGGACCTTACACATtcaa AGAATCGCACCATCGAGTCAACATCCAACCTCATGACAACTACACGATGACTTATCAGCAACGTCGAGTCTGGCATTTCGTCGAAGAACTCAGCAACGGAACTCTTGCCGATAATATTACGACTCTCAACGTTCCATTAGTG GGAGCCACTTATACTCTCCGTTTTCAGCCGCTCTGGTATAAAGTTGGATTCAACCGAATTGTCAGATTGCTCGGTAGCCAGCTCTTTGTGACAAAGAATGCTTctgaattgatttttgaagGATACGCTGATCCCCTTCTCGAACTTGGCAAACGTTTACCGCCCGGCACTTTCCCTCCTTTCGATAAATTCGGTTGGTTTTACCAG CGCAACAATTCCGAATCGTTCGACGGAGTGTTCAATGTTTTTACCGGAGCAGATCACATTAGCAAAGTGGGCGAGATGGATTTGTGGAACTACTCATCACATACCAA CTTTTATGAATCTTATTGTGGAATGGTCAATGGATCTTTTGGTGAGGCTTGGGCTCCTCGTCGTAATAAAACAAGCATCTCCATGTACGTCACCGACATCTGCAG ATCCGTGACATTAGACTACGAAAAGGAAGTCATTGATGCAGGCGTGCCCGCGTATCGCTATACTGCCACAGAGAAAGTCTTTGCCAATGCCACGGTCCATCCGGATAATTGGTGTTTCTGCTCGGGAGGTGCTTGTAATCCTTCCGGAATAGGAAACTCATCCACTTGTCGTTTCGGTGCACCCGTTTTCACCTCTTACCCCCACTTTTACCTGGCTGATCCTTATTACATCGACCAAGTGGACGGATTAAGACCTGAGAAGGATCTCCATCAGTTCTACATTGATTTGGAACCA GAAATGGCAGTGCCAACGTCAGTCAGGGCTCGCTTGCAAATCAATATTCTCATTGAACCCGATATTGACATAGA TGCCGTGAGGAATCTCAACCGGATGTTCCTCCCTCTTGTCTGGTTTGAATTGAGTGCCGATTTGACACCGGATCTGGGCGTTTGGATCAACTTGGCCAACCGGGTGCCAGTTTTCGGCACGGCCGCGTTTTTCGGCTTCCTCTGCCTCAGTCTGGTGGCCGTGGCCGTCTCAGGTGTGTTCCTTGTCAAGAGGAGATCGCGGACTCACGCCATCGCTTCGGCCGATCCCGCCAGCAAAGAAAGCGACATGATTGACTCTTGA
- the LOC124191255 gene encoding serine incorporator 5-like, whose amino-acid sequence MAKQGCCSSQLGCCFGRLGCRFCCRCCPTAFESTTTRLMYTLMLLLGTGFMCVSLTPHIEKILEENIPHFEATCELLKIGDNCKLLVGYMAVYRTAFALSGFFFLMSLFTIGLKKSRGFRAGFHNGAWLWKFLILIGIGVGVFCLPEERITHFQIVWMYIALVGAVAFVLIQLWLLVFFARSLGNKINHRVAEGGSAVCWYGVSSMCTLLCFAITIVGTMALFKFFTTWDGCTTNKIFIGINAGLSLFLSVISVLICCGPRETHSALLQSGIISVYITYLTWTAVSSIPREPTPSPESSVQPKSKGLMEIPENGGISDQQFYCGPVGAAFDYNEFILPYVGVAIMFFSVVYSSLGTSADSAVALGVTGHRRDSELNADERTKKSSSCLPSCCGTRGDSTVNGGRDDGPGGGGGQRVLRNERDGTVYNYSLFHVVFCLASMYIMMTLTAWIRPEQATLSSFNQNWPTVWIKMGSSWACVLLYLIALPMRRFGRYNRIGGGDNGSPPLTNSQRIQTREIYERETVT is encoded by the exons ATGGCTAAACAAGGGTGCTGCAGTTCACAG CTTGGATGCTGCTTTGGGAGACTTGGGTGCAGATTTTGCTGCAGGTGCTGCCCCACTGCATTTGAGTCTACCACAACTAGATTAATGTACACGCTGATGCTGCTTTTGGGGACAGGATTCATGTGTGTCAGCCTCACCCCACACatagaaaaaatattggaagaaaat ATACCTCATTTTGAAGCTACCTGTGAACTGCTCAAGATTGGTGACAACTGCAAGCTTTTAGTTGGATACATGGCCGTTTATCGAACTGCTTTTGCCTTGTCTGGATTCTTTTTCCTCATGTCTCTGTTCACCATCGGTCTGAAGAAGAGTCGAGGCTTCAGGGCTGGATTCCACAACGGAGCTTGGTTGTGGAAGTTTCTCATTTTGATTGGCATCGGAGTTGGAGTGTTCTGTCTACCAGAAGAAAGAATAACTCATTTCCAAATAG TTTGGATGTACATAGCCCTCGTAGGAGCCGTCGCCTTCGTCCTCATCCAATTGTGGCTCCTTGTCTTCTTCGCGCGGAGCCTTGGTAACAAAATCAATCACAGGGTAGCCGAAGGCGGCAGTGCTGTGTGTTGGTACGGAG TGTCTTCCATGTGTACCTTATTGTGTTTCGCCATCACCATCGTCGGCACCATGgcgcttttcaagtttttcacGACTTGGGATGGGTGCACGACTAACAAGATTTTTATTGGCATCAACGCCGGATTGTCTCTTTTCCTGTCTGTCATATCCGTCCTCATTTGCTGTGGACCAA GAGAAACACATTCTGCCTTACTACAGTCGGGTATCATATCAGTTTATATAACTTACTTGACGTGGACGGCCGTGTCGAGTATTCCAAGAGAGCCGACTCCATCTCCTGAGTCGTCGGTTCAGCCGAAATCCAAGGGGTTGATG GAAATACCCGAAAATGGGGGTATATCggatcaacaattttattgcgGACCGGTCGGTGCAGCGTTCGACTACAACGAGTTCATTTTGCCTTACGTGGGTGTGGCCATCATGTTTTTCTCCGTGGTTTATTCCAG CTTAGGCACGTCAGCTGACAGCGCAGTGGCTCTCGGCGTCACCGGTCATCGACGCGACTCTGAACTAAACGCTGATGAACGTACAAAGAAATCCTCGTCTTGCCTTCCATCCTGTTGCGGCACTCGCG GTGATTCAACAGTAAATGGTGGGAGGGATGACGGCCCAGGAGGAGGCGGCGGACAACGGGTCCTTCGCAACGAACGCGATGGAACAGTTTACAATTACAGCCTCTTTCACGTCGTCTTTTGTTTGGCTTCCATGTACATCATGATGACGCTCACCGCATGGATCAG gccGGAACAGGCAACGCTGTCGagtttcaatcaaaattggcCGACAGTTTGGATTAAAATGGGGTCGTCTTGGGCTTGTGTCCTCCTCTATCTCATCGCACTACCCATGCGCCGGTTTGGAAGGTACAATCGAATTGGCGGTGGTGATAACGGTTCACCTCCACTCACCAACTCTCAACGTATTCAGACGAGGGAGATTTACGAGCGAGAAACGGTGACTTAA
- the LOC124191260 gene encoding CDK-activating kinase assembly factor MAT1-like, producing the protein MDGNDQTCPKCKTTKYRNPAMILMVNACGHALCESCVELLFAKGSGACPECKCALRRQNFRIQLFEDPAVDKEVDIRKRILKEFNKRQEDFSTLREYNDYLEEVENIIFNLVFDVDSTNTNKMIDNYKKENKDITMKNRNRQSQEEIELEELLEAEKAQQSEKANSYVNAELEEKKQKHKAREKLIDELMFSDADAKSIVASHVQATAALAKEQPKAAAQAGGPVVKSSKFSSGIQIGLRQNTSSFLPIPKQQDLPLFHYSAPVFDYNGPSPPAIEVLGKLKYFANIRAANATERAGGYTEALSCCRALQEAMGGLFYIPQSGHKTAVAASAEETDDMETA; encoded by the exons ATGGATGGAAACGATCAAACGTGCCCAAAATGCAAGACAACCAAATACCGAAATCCTGCCATGATTCTCATGGTAAATGCCTGTGGTCATGCTCTTTGCGAGTCCTGCGTAGAACTTCTCTTCGCCAAAG GCTCTGGGGCTTGTCCGGAATGCAAGTGTGCACTCAGAAGACAAAATTTTAGAATTCAGCTCTTTGAGGATCCTGCTGTTGACAAAGAGGTTGATATCCGCAAGAGAATTCTGAAAGAGTTTAACAAACGCCAGGAGGATTTCTCCACTCTGCGAGAGTACAATGATTACCTGGAAGAGGTGGAGAATATAATTTTCAACCTGGTTTTCGATGTTGACTCTACAAACACCAACAAGATGATTGACAACtacaagaaggaaaacaaagacATCAcaatgaaaaacagaaacaggCAGAGCCAAGAAGAGATTGAGTTGGAAGAGCTATTGGAAGCTGAAAAAGCCCAGCAGTCGGAAAAGGCCAATTCGTACGTCAATGCCGagctggaagaaaagaagcagAAACACAAGGCTCGAGAGAAACTTATCGATGAGCTCATGTTCTCGGACGCCGATGCCAAGTCGATCGTGGCCTCTCACGTTCAAGCAACCGCCGCACTGGCTAAGGAACAACCGAAAGCAGCAGCCCAGGCCGGTGGACCAGTTGTCAAATCGAGCAAATTCTCATCAGGAATTCAGATTGGCCTTCGTCAGAACACGAGTTCGTTCCTTCCCATTCCCAAGCAACAAGATTTGCCACTCTTCCATTACTCGGCTCCCGTTTTCGACTACAACGGGCCTTCACCTCCGGCCATCGAGGTGCTCGGCAAGTTGAAGTATTTCGCCAATATCCGAGCGGCCAATGCTACTGAAAGAGCCGGTGGCTACACTGAAGCTTTATCTTGCTGCCGGGCTCTTCAAGAGGCGATGGGGGGATTGTTTTATATCCCGCAATCGGGCCACAAGACAGCCGTAGCCGCTTCAGCCGAAGAAACCGACGACATGGAAACAGCATAA
- the LOC124191261 gene encoding Golgi phosphoprotein 3 homolog sauron-like — protein sequence MNREGVVQRRTARVGTGGGGPVEISSGPADVEDRRTSNDTDDMDDLDSKETRLTLMEEVLLLGLKDKEGYTSFWNDCISSGLRGCILIELGLRGRVELEKGGMRKRSLLGRKILLKNDSPTGDVLLDEALKHVKETDPPETVQNWIEYLSGETWNPLKLRYQLKNVRERLAKNLVEKGVLTTEKQNFLLFDMTTHPLTDNIMKTRLVKKVQEAVLSKWVNDAHRMDKRMLSLIFLAHASDVLENAFAPLNDDDYELAMKRVRELLYLDLDNESAKPGTNELMWAVFASFTK from the exons atgaatcgtGAAGGGGTTGTTCAAAGGAGGACTGCTCGTGTGGGGACTGGTGGCGGAGGACCTGTTGAGATATCGTCAGGTCCAGCTGATGTTGAAGACCGCCGTACAAGTAATGATACAGATGATATGGATGATTTGGATTCCAAAGAAACAAGACTCACCTTGATGGAAGAAGTGTTATTATTGGGCCTCAAAGATAAAGAG GGCTATACTTCATTCTGGAATGATTGCATATCTAGTGGTCTTCGTGGATGCATATTGATTGAGTTAGGCCTACGTGGTAGAGTTGAACTAGAGAAAGGAGGAATGAGGAAACGATCCCTATTGGGGAGAAAAATTCTACTCAAGAATGACTCACCTACTGGAGATGTTCTCCTAGATGAGGCACTCAAGCATGTCAAGGAAACAGATCCCCCTGAGACGGTACAGAATTGGATAGAATACCTCAGTG GAGAAACATGGAATCCCTTGAAACTAAGATATCAACTGAAAAACGTCCGGGAACGCCTGGCCAAAAATTTGGTGGAGAAGGGAGTATTAACGACAgagaaacagaattttctcttgtttgatATGACCACTCATCCTCTCACGGACAATATCATGAAAACTCGTCTTGTCAAAAAG GTACAAGAAGCAGTCTTATCCAAGTGGGTAAACGACGCTCATCGAATGGACAAACGCATGCTGTCACTCATCTTCCTGGCTCACGCCTCTGACGTGTTAGAGAATGCCTTTGCCCCAttaaacgacgacgactacgaGCTGGCCATGAAACGGGTTCGTGAACTCCTCTACCTTGACTTGGACAACGAGAGTGCAAAACCTGGAACCAATGAGTTGATGTGGGCTGTTTTTGCTTCCTTTACCAAATGA